In Pagrus major chromosome 23, Pma_NU_1.0, the genomic window GGGAGTGatggaggaaagggggaggagaGGTGGTGGAGGTTCACTGTGGGGAGGTGCACTACAAAAACGGTTTGGGGGAATAGCATCTTCATCCATTGGACAAACTATCTGAGGGAGTGGGTCAGAGGAATAAGTCAACATCCCCTTGCTCTCCTTGTCTGTCCTTCTCTGTGGATAACAACAacgggaaaaaaacaaacaaacatgcgGGATATCATATCAATATGAAACCACATCAAAATAGGTCTTAAAGGCTTCACTTACTTTTCTTATGTCTGGAATGGGTGTTTAATCTGAAATGAAGAACAgtaacaggatttttttttttattttatttttcaaactgaacatttatttatacattaaaaTTTTCATCCTCAATAAAAATGGTAACTTTCTCAATTAATTGCGTCATATGTgaaatttcagaaaaaatgaaaaagcgaCTGAATGAAAGTGACTCCTTGTTAACAGTCTAAAACCTGAAATTTTCATGTTTAGAGTCAcataacagaaagaaaaccaTCAAATCATCCCACTCATGAAACTTGAATTAGGGATTTCTGGCATATTAGCTAGCTGAGTTTGTCGGCCCttggtcttctcctacgcacctgtcgatcTACAGGTGTACAAAAGCTGTAGTCTGTGGCAtaatagctaaaaaaaaaaaaaacaatacgctaaaaatgatcaaaatagtgGCTGATTAGTAGTCTGTGGATCCAATAactgtttcagctctaaaaACAATagcacactgaaaaaaatgttcagttcaaTCTTTATGTTTAGTGCAAAGGTTGGGGGAAAAGGAGATATAACtgagtaaaaattaaaataaacatttaaccTGAGGACAATAGTGTGGAAAAAGTTGAGAGGCATCTGTGAGACCATCATGGGGaattttacatatattattagactcacacacacaggcacagtcAGTCTGGTTAACAGGAATATCCTTCACAGAGTCAATAAAAGGTTTCCATTGCTCGatcaaggtgtttttttttttacaaatgtaattttctctAATGGTATGAAGTGAAAACAATACCATTTATGTCAGGTGGAGGTTTCTGGCTATCGTGCAAATGCTGATTTAAGACTGAAAAGGTGAATGTGACAATGTGAAtcgagaaaaaaaaccctgatcgtCAGTGTCACCAGTTTTTAGGTTAGAGGGAAATCGTAACTGATGTTTTGTGCATCAGCTCTCAGTCTTTGATGGTCATTGTCACTGCCACATCAATATTAGTGTTAGTCAACTTAGTCTGTTGGCGTAAGGTTTGCTACATCGACTAACACTGGAAAGTGGAAGTAAACCGTGTTTTACAGCTCATAAAACACGAAGGTTTCAGTGTTTTCAATCAAATGGCAGCGGCGGTTCGATCAAAACTGAGCCCGGTCTACTTGCTGGAACGAGCGGGTCTCATATTCAAACTTTTACATACGAGCGAACATATCTTCACACGGGCCACCGTATTCGTGTCTTGTACAAAAGGTTTTCCTAGTAATACGAGTTAAACATTTTAGCCACATGTGGCCAGAGCTCCTATCGTATCTCCGTCAACACTGCATGGTATGGCTAGCTCCGATATTCATAGTGTTTAACATACACAGTTTCTACGCCAGGTAGTAGCCGTAGCCGGGAGCTGTCATATCTTCCAACGTTCAAACGCGTTCTGGGGGATAACTGGACGTGTGGTATTTTCGTTGTTTACTTGTATACAGTTATTTAGactaaataacattaaaataaacttaCCAGAAACGTCTAGCTGGACCGCAGGCTAGTATTCCGACCTTACCGTAAACAAGACATGCCGGACGGCGCCCTACACTGACTCGTTCATGATGTATCCGTTTTTACAAATCCGACAACCAGACAGACGGATCGTCCAATCACAGCGCGAGTTCATTTTCCGCCCGGAAAGCGCTGTTGAAATCTGACCAATCAGGACCGACTTCGAGGTGTCGTTGTTGGAGGCAGCCAATGGGAGAGGGGAGGCAAATGGCTCATATAAAATGATAGTTTTCCTTTATGTCCTCGAGTGACCTCGTATCTTAAAATAACTATATTTCATTGATATATTAAACAcctacatttatttagtttcttcATTATGGTTTATTGAAACGTCTCctataaaaaacacattgtaaagttaaacatttaacaATTATAATTGTACGAcggtttttctttattttctcaattgtttggtctgtaagacaaaaaaagacGACACGGTGATTTCATTGACAgtcttaaaacttaaaatactGTCATATGAAACCAAGAAGGaagcacattttcacatttgacaACCTGAAACCATCAAAggtttgtccttttctttttagagtgattttaattaaatatctgccaattcattctttttttaatctactAATTATTACAATTTGGATTGTGCTGTCAAAGTTCAGCATCTTGTGAATAACTACCGATATTAAACCCATCCAAAATGTACTACAGATGATCTTTTGCTTACTTTGGATTTGaaagaatataaaacattttaattggcCCAATATTTTACAACACACTTCTTGACACTGATGTATTTGTGACTAAATGCAAAGTAAATATGAAATGGGTCATAATGAAACTGTGTTCAGGCAAACTCTATCCTAACATCTCCATTATCTATTCCACTGAAAACATCTATTTTTGCATGTCAAAAGTATTCAGTATTGGGTTTGAAAGTAAGCTCAGCCCGGATAGACAAGCTAGTATAGTAGTTTCTTTAACTATTAACACTATAAGTGTAAAATGCTCTATAGTAACAAGTACTGCTACTGTGGGGAGGTCCATGAGCCTTAAAATAAACCCAAAATGTTATTTGAATCTCTCAGAAAAAAATGGCTGAAGGCAAAACCACATACatgacttatttatttaaaaacaatgtaCAGAAAACAAAGCCCCTgttaaaataacagatttgacACCAAAGCCCAGGTTGAACAAAGACTGAGGGCAAAACATGATAATGATCATGACAGGCTTGAATAATGTGATGCTGGACTGAATCATGTATATAGCTCAAAGTCTAGTCTCTTGGAGTTGTAGAACTGAGAGCCGTCCTGGTCCTTCCTCCTGCAGTAAACACCACTGCTGAAATAGCCTTCATCCACCCAACCctggaaaaacagacaataagaAGATTAAAACCCACCTGGACAGATTGAGGTTAAAGGTAGAACCAGCCTGCAACCCAATAATCTAGTAAACATAATGGGATTTACTAACAGGTTTGTAAGCATATTAGTTTACAGTATAACAAACACAAGATGAAGGGTAAAGAATTAAAGCTGGAGTAGTCACCGGTATTtatcaaatgactctgcagtaatttaaattattaaattattaattcaattgattcagactttttaaaacaagatttaatgtttctggatgtagtctgatgaggtatatgagCTACTGCCTTCTACTGTTTTCCGGCGCATTTTCATGAAGTTGAATGTGACACTGTAAGGAAaaaattgacaatgaaaaaagCAGTCACTTGCCTATTTTTAGTGAGTTTATCCACTTTTAAAaactcatatacacacactaaTTGACAATTATTAAATCTGAtgttcagcattttattttatcggAAGCCCACTATTAAACTGCATCACCTACAAACTCAGGAACTGCTTATTGTCCCAAATTTTTGTAAGAAAATACCTGCATCTGCTGACTGGTGAAGGGGCCGTAAACTTCTGAATCATCTTTATTCTCCCATCTGTACTCCCACATCACTTCATCACTCACTGAGAAGAAGACAAAACTggattaaacaaaacaagatattttgtGATATTGAAGAGAAATGTATACAAGTAACTCTAAGTAACctcttctgtcttcctctttaTCCTCAGTTCCACCATGTGTGTCATCAAATTTATCTGCAAACATGTCAagttcatcttcttcatcatcatcatcatcggcTTTCTGCCTTACAGCTGGTTGCTTGCTACTCATGCTTTTCATCAAATAGGCCAGTTTTTCATACGTTTGCTGATAGATCTCGAACATCCCAGATCCAACCAATCTGTCAGCTAGTGCTGTGAGCCTGTCAAGCTTTTCTGTATCCCTTTTGGCCTCCTCAGTGGGTTCGCTCTCTTCCCTCAGCTTCCCCTTCTTCCGTCTTCCAAGGCCTCCTAGCCGACGAAGTGCTGCGGCAACTGTCTCCCCAGGTAGCAACAGTTCGACCACAGCTTCTGTGAGCTGGTGCTGTGTGTAGGATGCCAGGGGGTCCTCTGCAGGCTCcatctcctcttcatcttcttcatcttcgttttctttgtctgcctgctgctcttctctttttttctcttcctcagcCTCATCCTCGTCACCAGCTCTGCGCTTCCGTTTGGCTCCAAgacctttcttcttttttttgaaaGGTTGTTCTTTTATTCTCACCtgcaaaaaataacatttattgttGCATATTGCttgaaaagttgtcaaaaatAAAGCAAGAGTCCCTAAATTCCATTTACCCAATCAATGTTGTCAAGCCAGTTATCTCTAATCTCTTGATCCTTTTTGACGAAATAGTTTCCCTCGGAGTCAAAGTGTCCTTCCTGCATCTCCTCGTCCAGGTTGAAAGGTGTGATCGGAACTCCCTCATCACAGTCGATCGTTGCTCCCTCTTGGCCTGAAAACATAGTTAGCATAGTGTCAGGTGATATAATTACTGACACTCCCTGTTTAGGTAAAACATTATCTCAAGACTCATGGCACTCGTACGTAGAAGACATGGACAAATATTTTCCAGCCACTTCTTCTTTTAGTTTGCTTCCTTAACATTTAATTCAAATTCTCAGTATGGGGAAAACCATTGATTTAGACTTCTGAAGAACATGTTCATATATACTCAGAATTGTAcgtgataaaacaaaaaataagtaGCACGTCATATCTGCAATATCTTGTCAtagttacagttacattaaTCGAGACATACCCTCCACATCATCACTGTCCAGAATTTCATATTTGCTGCTGCTTGTGTCATCcccttcttcatcctcttcatcgcTATCAAGGGAATGTTTGCCCTTAAACCTGGAGCCTGGTCCACTGACGACTTCGCAACTCTAATtcaacagagaaagaaaaggaaaatatgaCACGTAACATTatttaacacacacagcctcttaCTTGCTAAATGTCCATGTCCTGATAACACTGTCCATGTTTGATTGATCTTTATGGCAGTGCTTTTGTTTAAGTGTTCATTTAAAGGCTCTCAGTCTGACAGGTAAATATTGTTATTCTGCACGTTTGAGTCTTTAAAGAGAGATGTACTGATGGACGAAAAGAAAGAAGGGATCCTGCACATGTGAAAAGCATGCAACTAAGACAAAAACGACTCTGGTGCTGTTTGTTATTCTTTTATAAACAAGTATATTTTGGACTGCACACCTTTAGACTAATCATGGTATTGGGTCTTTATGGTGTTTTCTGTgaattaaagtctgtttttgtcAATTCATATGGTTGTTGGTAAGCAGTGATGTGAGCGGCGCAGCGGTACCTTTTTGTTTGGGACTTCGTCATCCAGGTCGAACTCCCCGTTCCCGTCCTCAAATGTTACTTTCCTCTTCGGCATGGTGCTACAGAAGGCGAGACAGTGACTCTTTTAATCCCCAACGCAACTGTAACATCAGTGAGCGGTTATATTAGTGAGTACCGTTTTGACACTTTCACAGAGCAGCTAGATTTCTGGAAACGTTGAGAATATGCGCGGTTACCACAGGACTCATGTTAGCTTTGATGCTAAAAATGTTAGCCAACAACTGCAGGCACGTAGCGCATGCGGAAGACAACTCTAGCTAGCGGCAACAGTTAGTAAACTGCTGCAATTCAACCTGCATATTCCTTTGGTGcgaaaaaatacatataaagatattaaactgatattTAGCTGGAAAATACCAAACCTGGTGAATATAATTCAAGCGACGTTCGTTTTCGTTTCTTCTTcgcttgttttcttcttcttcttcttcttcttcttcttccctttcgGTAGTTCTCTGGTGGTTGGTAAACAACAATATGGCGCATTACCGCCACCGTCTGGTGACCTTCCTTAAACTAAAATCCCACAAGGTCCCAGAGATTTTAAGAAAAGTTGAGGATTTTGCTGTTTATGTTTCCTtattataacaaaaaataaaaataaattcctGCTTAAGTCTCAGGTCTTTGGGATTTTACTCCAAACCCCTGCAATATAAATGGTCCACCAGATCCTTCattggtatttttgcttattttttcctttcttgGAGTATCTTCAAATGCTTCTTATCCCTGAAATCTGTACAGCCTAAGCTAAAAGGTAATGTAAGTCAATAAAccaaaattaattataaaagcATTGAATATGtgtcatcatttaaaaaaatacaaacatcatcaaacacatcacatcatcaaaattgaataaaagaaacacaatacatattgatctaaaagatttttaaatgtggaaacatgaacaaaatatttcttaaCATTCCATAACGTATCTAAACGATATTACGTTTTTGAGATATGCTCATTTGCTTCATATCCATAACATATGTACAACCTAAACCAAAAGATTATGCAAGTCATTAAAACATGGTAATTGATGAAagtaaaagaacagaaaaaaatgcaaaaattaaatgttgaaGCCACCTGCTGGAGGTCCATCTTTATAGGGTTAAAGTATGAAGTAGTATACACTGAAGGTGTTGCTTACACAGTGAGTGTGATGCCAACCAAGGTCCATGTttgaaatgttgtattttaaaaataataaatgaatcacTTTAATGAGAGTTTGCAGgaattcaacactttcttttgcATGAATACATGAAGTGAAACTCTTAGCTTCCAGTTGTTGCACTGAGGTTTAACCTGTGGCCTTAAGGTAATTTTGATCACTTGACTCAGACGTGTTGTAGCCTAAAGGAAGGGCCCCTCTGCATACAAGGCTGTGTAAATCTTTTCAACCAGGACTCTTGGATTTGAAATTCCTTGAGGCCCTTGAGGATAAAACggatgagtgtgtgttgacatagatgcaaagaaaaacagaggccCACTTTCAAGAGGTCATGTAatatctgtgtgtctttgtttttaattgatgcaaaaataatatttatttatttattcttatttattttaatcaagaGAGACAGATTTGGGCATGACATTGCTTTTAAAGCAGAGAACAGAATATGACACACCTGATACTGTCATGAACAATATTCATTATATCTGAAACAAAGCTGTACATCTCCCTGAAGAATCAACCACATACCCAGTGGCATTTGCTCTGCACCAtcaaagattaaaataaaacaaaaaaggcaacaCAAAATGCAGAAGTGAGAGAGCTGAGAAAAAGGCATCAGACCTCAAACTCCACATTTACATCTACTGTAGCATCTCACTTCCAGGTAGCAGTTCTTCTCAGGGAGGTTGGTTTCAACTGTTCTGTTTGGCTGATGAGACAGCTCAGGGTCGACTCAAGCGTAGAGGAGAGAGAATATAATGTGTCAGGATTTTGTTACCAGGAAGTGGGGCGAGTTATTTATATTTCAACACTTGTCCTCTAGTACCCGAGAGAGAACGAATGGTAGTAATCTGAAACTATATATTCAAACATTGTCTAGTTCTGGATGCATCGAACTGATACAGAACAACTGGCTTCATGCTTAGGAGCGCTGACGACCAGGAGAGAatatctgtaaatgtaaataatgtaaaggTTGTGTGGGAGGGGAAAGTGACCCTGTGAGGGACTCAAGAGGTAAGTCTGAGTCACGAT contains:
- the cd2bp2 gene encoding CD2 antigen cytoplasmic tail-binding protein 2, translating into MPKRKVTFEDGNGEFDLDDEVPNKKSCEVVSGPGSRFKGKHSLDSDEEDEEGDDTSSSKYEILDSDDVEGQEGATIDCDEGVPITPFNLDEEMQEGHFDSEGNYFVKKDQEIRDNWLDNIDWVRIKEQPFKKKKKGLGAKRKRRAGDEDEAEEEKKREEQQADKENEDEEDEEEMEPAEDPLASYTQHQLTEAVVELLLPGETVAAALRRLGGLGRRKKGKLREESEPTEEAKRDTEKLDRLTALADRLVGSGMFEIYQQTYEKLAYLMKSMSSKQPAVRQKADDDDDEEDELDMFADKFDDTHGGTEDKEEDRRVSDEVMWEYRWENKDDSEVYGPFTSQQMQGWVDEGYFSSGVYCRRKDQDGSQFYNSKRLDFELYT